In the Latilactobacillus sakei subsp. sakei DSM 20017 = JCM 1157 genome, TTTACCAGTTTTTCGGTCATGAATAAACGCGTTTTGTTTAATAGAACCGTCCGGATTAAAAATATCGGCCTGTTTTAAGCCCATAACGTCACTCACTCGCAGTAGCGTCGCTTTACCAACTTGAAAAATCGTATAGTTACGTCGGCCAGCTTTAAAGTTATTGAGTAACGTATCTTGAACCTCTTTAAGAACGTTTGAATCTTTGATGGGTAAGACAACTTGTTGCATAGTTTTAGCTCCTTAAAAAATTGATTTTTAGTACAAATTAAAGTACAATATTAAGTACAATGAAAGGGTGGTAAATATGACATTAGCACTAACACAGAGCGATTTTCGCGCTAACCTAAAAAAATATTTAGATCAAGTTAATGACGAAGACGAAACCGTTTATATTGCTCGTTCAAATAGTCGCGCAGTAGCCATCGTTTCACAAGAAAAAATGGACTGGCTAGAAAGAGCATTAAAAGCTAAAGAAGGTTCGTTAGAATATGCAATTGCACGTGATCAGTTAATTAAACGCCATGTTTTACCTGACGATGAAATTGTTGAATCAGATGATGATTATTGGGGTCAGTTTAAATAATGAAAAAACTAAGATTTAAACCACGTGCAACCTTTAATGCTGATCTAAAACGGTTAGCCAGTTTAGACAAATCTATTATTGATGAAGTTCGAGCAGCCATTGATCTGTTGCTTGAGCAACAACAATTACCACCAGAATTTGAAGATCATGAGCTTAATCGGCGAATGAGCGGCTATAATGAATTTCATTTACGAGACACCCCGAAAAACAAAACACCAAGCGAAACTAACGATGTCCTGGTGGTTTATACGATTGATAAAGATGAACTAGTCTTAATTGGCATTCGAGTCGGATCGCATGATCGTTTATTTCCTGGTCAAAATCGTGCTAAAAGGTATCGAAAAAATAACGAATAAAAGAAGCTATTTCTGGTATATAAAAATAAATAACCCCTAATATCTACATTATAGATATTAGGGGTTATTCTTTCAACGTTTTCGAGGGGGTATTTGTATAATATGGACCCCATTTAGCTGATTGATGTTAATTCATATTGTATCCAAAAGTTCGCGTTAGTAATGCCTGCTTCCACCAATTTTCTCTTTCAAAAATATATTGGTCAGATGATTTACCATCCGCGATTTCTAAAATAGAATATTGAAAATGCTGTTTAATATACTCAAACGGTAATTTTTTCAGCGCTTCGTTACCACCATGTCCCGTCAAAACATAGGCTTGCCAACGCCCCCATATCATCTCTTCTCCATAAGCTGATCCTACATATTGCTGACCTGAATGTGTATCGGTGATTAAGTAAATACCTTTTTGATTCTGTAACGCAGTTCGCCACTCACGATTATTGCGTGAAATAATTTGATGCAACTGAGACCAAGTGATTGTTACGTTAGCATAACCTGGGAAGTCTCGATCTGAAAAGTTATTACTTAATATCTCGACAACCTCCATTGCATCAATGACGGTTTCAGGACGTCGAATTAAATTTTGCGAAGTGTTGTGAAAATTTACAATAACTCGGCCGAAAAACTTTGTGAATTTTTCCATTGGTTCCGCATTGTACCAATAATTAAGCTGTTCATCTATCGTAGGCAATGCTGCAGCAATTGGGACGTCGTTAACAGCGGTTATCTGTAAGACATGTGTTAATAACCAGTTATCTCCAGCAAGTCGAATCAGGCCGATTACTTTTGTACCGACTTTAAATCCAGTTGCTTTGTTACCTTTCCAAAGGTAATGACGCATTGGATCATCTGGATCATTTCGGTATCTCTCTAAAGGGTTTTGTTCAGTTTCGTTTCCCCAAGATAAAACAAATCTAATACGAAAATCTGAAAAATCATCGATGGTCAATATATCGTTTAGTTTAATCATAATATCTATA is a window encoding:
- a CDS encoding type II toxin-antitoxin system YafQ family toxin, whose amino-acid sequence is MKKLRFKPRATFNADLKRLASLDKSIIDEVRAAIDLLLEQQQLPPEFEDHELNRRMSGYNEFHLRDTPKNKTPSETNDVLVVYTIDKDELVLIGIRVGSHDRLFPGQNRAKRYRKNNE
- a CDS encoding GIY-YIG nuclease family protein, translating into MIKLNDILTIDDFSDFRIRFVLSWGNETEQNPLERYRNDPDDPMRHYLWKGNKATGFKVGTKVIGLIRLAGDNWLLTHVLQITAVNDVPIAAALPTIDEQLNYWYNAEPMEKFTKFFGRVIVNFHNTSQNLIRRPETVIDAMEVVEILSNNFSDRDFPGYANVTITWSQLHQIISRNNREWRTALQNQKGIYLITDTHSGQQYVGSAYGEEMIWGRWQAYVLTGHGGNEALKKLPFEYIKQHFQYSILEIADGKSSDQYIFERENWWKQALLTRTFGYNMN
- a CDS encoding type II toxin-antitoxin system Phd/YefM family antitoxin — encoded protein: MTLALTQSDFRANLKKYLDQVNDEDETVYIARSNSRAVAIVSQEKMDWLERALKAKEGSLEYAIARDQLIKRHVLPDDEIVESDDDYWGQFK